A single region of the Gilliamella apis genome encodes:
- a CDS encoding ATP-binding protein: protein MRKRIHLSFTTKLFLSLLIFSLVVLALLQSYIWNVTENALYRSLGEKAQIQAKELAVIPSLIKYVEDKDTEQIAKLVSDIFEQSDASYIVIGDAKAYRLFHTANNSIYLPMVGDDNQEVLSGISSTTISQGSLGLALRGKAPIISNGKVIGIVSVGYMVDDIYASHIKQFIPFIIFCSFLFFALFIFSLCFARAIKKQMFNLEPQAIALLVKSQKSIMESIFEGIIAIDLDYKIININQSARRMLNIDIDDNSLLNHDLSNFIKSTDFLYGSTNQTKDVHDHICYFNNIIVIANRIRVIVDDEIQGWVITFRNYDDINLLSMQLTQVTQYVDNLRALRHEHLNWMATLSGLIYMKRYEEAESFIALHSADNQQNLDFITSHFQVPAICGLLIGKYSKSHEIGLKLFFDPACYLEALPSKITEAEFMSILGNLLDNAFNACLKNNQGDKSIHLFLSDRTDEIVLEVSDQGCGIDDKIRNSIFQPGVTSQNSNEHGIGLHLVSTYVKKANGYITFEDNEPYGTIFSVFIPK, encoded by the coding sequence ATGCGAAAACGAATACATCTGTCATTTACGACAAAATTATTTTTATCTCTTTTAATCTTTTCATTGGTGGTTTTAGCATTGCTGCAAAGCTACATATGGAATGTGACAGAAAATGCCTTATATCGTAGTTTAGGCGAAAAAGCTCAAATTCAGGCGAAAGAGTTAGCTGTGATTCCTAGCTTAATAAAATATGTAGAAGATAAAGATACTGAACAAATCGCTAAACTTGTTTCAGATATTTTTGAACAAAGTGATGCGAGTTATATTGTTATAGGTGATGCTAAAGCTTATCGGTTATTTCATACGGCTAATAATTCAATATATTTACCCATGGTTGGTGATGACAATCAGGAGGTGTTAAGTGGTATTAGTAGCACCACAATAAGTCAAGGATCTTTAGGTTTAGCCCTAAGAGGTAAAGCGCCGATTATTAGCAATGGAAAAGTAATTGGTATTGTTTCGGTTGGTTATATGGTAGATGATATTTATGCGTCACATATAAAACAATTTATTCCATTCATTATTTTTTGTTCATTTTTATTCTTTGCGCTGTTTATATTTTCTTTATGCTTTGCTAGAGCTATCAAAAAACAGATGTTTAATTTAGAACCTCAAGCAATTGCACTATTGGTAAAGAGTCAGAAATCAATAATGGAATCAATATTTGAAGGTATTATTGCCATTGATCTTGATTATAAGATTATCAATATCAACCAATCAGCAAGGCGTATGTTAAATATTGATATCGATGATAATAGTCTGCTTAATCATGATTTATCTAATTTTATTAAATCAACGGATTTTCTTTATGGTAGTACCAATCAGACTAAAGATGTTCATGACCATATTTGCTATTTCAATAATATTATCGTTATTGCTAATCGTATTCGCGTAATTGTTGATGATGAAATTCAAGGATGGGTGATCACCTTCCGAAATTATGATGATATTAATTTATTAAGTATGCAATTAACTCAAGTTACGCAGTATGTGGATAATTTGCGCGCCTTAAGACATGAACACCTTAACTGGATGGCAACGTTATCAGGTTTAATTTATATGAAACGATATGAAGAAGCGGAATCATTTATTGCGCTACATTCTGCTGATAATCAACAAAATCTAGATTTCATTACCAGCCATTTTCAGGTTCCGGCTATTTGTGGTTTATTAATTGGTAAATATTCTAAGTCGCATGAAATTGGCTTAAAATTGTTTTTTGATCCCGCCTGCTATTTAGAAGCATTGCCTTCCAAGATAACTGAAGCCGAATTTATGTCGATATTAGGTAATTTATTGGACAATGCCTTTAATGCGTGTTTAAAAAATAATCAAGGTGATAAATCTATCCATCTATTTTTAAGTGATAGAACCGATGAAATTGTTTTAGAAGTCAGTGATCAGGGTTGTGGTATAGACGATAAAATCCGCAATTCAATTTTCCAACCGGGGGTAACCTCACAAAATTCGAACGAACATGGTATAGGTTTACATTTAGTTTCTACATATGTGAAAAAAGCTAACGGATATATCACATTTGAAGATAATGAACCTTATGGAACGATTTTTTCTGTTTTTATACCAAAGTAG
- a CDS encoding response regulator: MYEIKEDTIKVLIVEDEPILAELNAEFIQRDTKVEVIGIAATLEEAKVMVEKLKPTLILLDNYLPDGKGIELFEYIINNNLDCYVIFITAASDMDTCSKAIRFGAFDYLIKPVSYQRLKHSLERFELFLYRQSLQKHVNQRRIDELFNLQTKDFVDINRHSKGIEEITLQKVKDLFMQTNEPQTVDQIVEKANISKTTARRYLEYCVQTKLLTVELNHGKIGRPERLYKRLGK; encoded by the coding sequence ATGTATGAAATAAAAGAAGATACAATTAAAGTTCTTATTGTTGAAGATGAGCCCATTTTAGCTGAATTAAATGCCGAATTTATTCAACGAGACACCAAAGTAGAAGTTATTGGAATCGCTGCAACTTTGGAAGAAGCGAAAGTGATGGTTGAAAAATTAAAACCAACATTAATTTTATTAGATAATTACCTACCTGATGGAAAAGGAATTGAATTATTTGAATATATTATTAATAATAATTTAGATTGTTATGTTATTTTTATTACTGCTGCGAGTGATATGGATACCTGTAGTAAAGCGATACGTTTTGGCGCTTTTGATTATTTAATCAAACCGGTATCTTATCAGCGCTTAAAACATTCACTTGAACGTTTTGAACTGTTTTTATATCGTCAAAGTTTGCAAAAACATGTGAATCAAAGACGTATTGATGAACTTTTTAATCTACAAACTAAAGACTTTGTTGATATTAATCGCCACTCCAAAGGTATTGAAGAAATTACCTTACAAAAAGTTAAAGATCTATTTATGCAAACAAATGAACCGCAAACAGTAGATCAAATTGTCGAAAAAGCCAATATTAGTAAAACCACCGCTAGACGATATTTAGAATATTGTGTGCAAACTAAATTATTAACGGTTGAGCTTAACCATGGCAAAATAGGTCGTCCTGAAAGGCTTTATAAAAGATTAGGAAAGTAA
- a CDS encoding amino acid ABC transporter ATP-binding protein gives MIHVNNLTLSFHGNCILNQINFAIKAHEIVAIIGASGAGKSTLLRCLNLLEKPQAGNITIDNMSFDVSKSKRDQIVKFRQQTAMVFQQFNLFPQKNALENVMEGLLIVKKYSREKAEKIAYDKLVEVGLADRVNHYPKQLSGGQQQRVAIARALAMNPKVLLLDEPTSALDPELVGEVLATIKMAAKSGITMILVSHEMSFVHDIASRVLFLDKGQIIEDGSPKQVFLNPVHQRTKDFLSRYYSAMQMDYEI, from the coding sequence ATGATTCATGTTAATAATCTCACTTTATCTTTTCATGGTAATTGCATTTTAAATCAAATTAATTTTGCTATTAAAGCACATGAAATCGTTGCAATTATTGGCGCATCGGGAGCAGGAAAATCGACCCTTTTACGTTGTTTAAATTTATTGGAAAAACCTCAAGCTGGTAATATCACTATTGATAACATGTCGTTTGATGTCAGTAAATCTAAACGAGATCAAATTGTTAAATTTCGTCAACAAACAGCGATGGTTTTTCAACAGTTTAATCTTTTTCCACAAAAGAATGCTTTAGAAAATGTTATGGAAGGGTTACTGATTGTAAAAAAATACTCTCGAGAGAAAGCTGAAAAAATTGCTTACGACAAACTAGTTGAAGTTGGTCTTGCTGATAGAGTAAACCACTATCCAAAACAACTATCAGGTGGTCAACAACAAAGGGTTGCTATTGCGAGAGCGTTAGCCATGAATCCTAAGGTTTTATTACTTGATGAACCTACCTCTGCATTAGATCCTGAGTTAGTCGGCGAAGTATTGGCAACGATAAAAATGGCGGCAAAATCGGGTATTACGATGATATTAGTTTCTCATGAAATGAGTTTTGTGCATGATATAGCCAGCCGAGTTTTGTTCTTAGATAAAGGGCAAATTATTGAAGATGGATCGCCTAAACAAGTTTTTTTAAATCCTGTTCATCAAAGAACAAAAGATTTTTTATCTAGATATTATTCAGCAATGCAAATGGATTATGAGATTTAA
- a CDS encoding GNAT family N-acetyltransferase, producing MGIIIQQHCDDINWQEVADLLAFYGLSSFDAITQEQVFKRSYAVVFLLENNHVVGVGRALSDGICQAAIYNIALAKHLHGQQYGRLIVDKLIEQVKDCNIILYTHPQTVEFYKNLGFDLMKTGMAIYQTDHRQQMKEMGFI from the coding sequence ATGGGGATTATTATTCAACAACACTGTGATGATATTAATTGGCAAGAAGTTGCTGATTTACTGGCATTTTATGGCTTAAGTTCGTTCGATGCGATAACTCAAGAACAAGTCTTTAAAAGAAGCTATGCGGTAGTTTTTTTATTGGAGAATAATCATGTGGTGGGGGTTGGTAGAGCGTTATCAGATGGTATTTGTCAGGCAGCGATTTATAACATTGCTTTGGCTAAACACTTACATGGTCAGCAATATGGTAGGCTAATTGTCGATAAGCTTATTGAACAAGTAAAGGATTGTAATATTATTCTTTATACACATCCTCAAACGGTTGAATTTTATAAGAACTTAGGTTTTGATTTAATGAAAACTGGTATGGCCATATATCAAACAGATCATCGGCAGCAAATGAAAGAAATGGGATTCATTTAG
- the citF gene encoding citrate lyase subunit alpha produces the protein MTTSINQKIADLLKQHPDLKNITPFIDANATTPYLKDESKYTRKLCESIEQAIEKCELRDGMTISFHHAFREGDKVINKVVETISKLGIKNLTLASSSLLSCNAALIPHIESGVITKIYTSGLRGKLADAISHGLMENPVHIHSHGGRVKLIQSGEINIDIAFLAVSTADEQGNANGVSGKSQCGALGYAMVDAQFAKKVVLLTEDIVGYPNHPASIRQDQVDYIVKVDEVGDPTKISVGAARITSNPRELMIARYAADVIENSGYFKDGFSIQTGSGASSTAATRFLENRMRAKNITASFALGGITASIVDLHEKGLVKRLLDTQSFDGAAGQSLGKNKDHIEVSTNVYANPASKGASVDELDIVILSALEVDLDFNVNVLTGSDGVMRGASGGHCDTAAGANLTIIVAPLIRSRIPTVIRKVTTIVTPGESVDVLVTDHGIAVNPARPEIAERLKAANLPVMTIEELYQRAIALTGEPKPIEFNDKIVGIVHFRDGSIIDVVRQVKD, from the coding sequence ATGACAACTTCTATAAACCAAAAAATTGCTGATTTATTAAAACAGCATCCTGATCTTAAAAATATCACACCATTTATTGATGCTAATGCAACCACACCTTATCTAAAAGATGAGTCTAAATATACCCGTAAATTGTGTGAGTCAATTGAGCAAGCAATAGAAAAGTGTGAACTTCGTGATGGAATGACTATCTCTTTTCACCACGCATTTCGTGAAGGCGATAAAGTTATCAACAAAGTTGTTGAAACCATTAGTAAATTAGGTATTAAGAACCTTACATTAGCTTCAAGCTCATTATTAAGCTGTAACGCAGCATTGATTCCTCACATTGAGTCTGGTGTAATTACTAAAATCTATACCTCAGGATTACGAGGAAAATTAGCTGATGCGATTTCACACGGCCTGATGGAAAATCCGGTACATATCCATTCTCACGGTGGTCGAGTCAAATTAATCCAAAGCGGAGAAATTAATATTGATATCGCATTCTTAGCTGTATCAACTGCTGACGAACAAGGTAATGCTAATGGCGTCTCAGGTAAATCACAATGTGGCGCCCTTGGTTATGCTATGGTTGATGCTCAATTTGCTAAGAAAGTGGTTTTACTTACTGAAGATATTGTTGGTTATCCTAACCATCCAGCAAGTATCCGCCAAGATCAAGTTGACTATATTGTTAAAGTTGACGAAGTTGGTGATCCAACTAAAATTAGCGTTGGTGCAGCACGTATTACCAGTAACCCTAGAGAATTAATGATTGCACGCTATGCCGCTGATGTTATCGAAAATTCAGGTTATTTTAAAGATGGATTCTCAATTCAGACTGGTTCTGGCGCATCATCAACTGCAGCGACACGCTTTCTAGAAAATCGGATGCGAGCGAAAAATATCACAGCATCATTTGCTCTAGGTGGTATCACAGCCAGTATCGTCGATCTTCATGAAAAAGGCTTAGTAAAACGTTTACTTGATACACAAAGTTTTGATGGAGCTGCAGGACAATCTTTAGGTAAGAATAAAGATCATATTGAAGTTTCAACCAACGTTTACGCTAATCCAGCCTCAAAAGGAGCAAGTGTTGATGAATTAGATATTGTCATTCTTAGCGCACTCGAAGTAGATTTAGATTTCAACGTTAATGTACTAACAGGATCTGATGGTGTTATGCGTGGTGCATCCGGTGGTCACTGTGATACAGCCGCTGGAGCAAATCTAACTATTATCGTTGCGCCACTAATTCGTAGCCGAATTCCAACGGTAATAAGAAAAGTAACGACAATTGTCACACCAGGAGAAAGTGTAGATGTGTTAGTCACTGACCATGGTATAGCGGTAAATCCTGCTCGTCCTGAAATCGCAGAACGATTAAAAGCGGCTAATTTACCCGTAATGACTATTGAAGAACTTTATCAACGTGCTATTGCATTAACAGGTGAACCAAAACCAATTGAATTTAACGATAAAATTGTTGGGATTGTTCACTTCCGTGATGGCTCAATTATTGATGTTGTTCGTCAAGTCAAAGACTAA
- a CDS encoding amino acid ABC transporter permease — translation MPNIIDFGLIFTQIPTLLAYLPVTLFITIFSMLLGVILGLVIAIIKMNKIPILTQIAAVFVSFIRGTPLLVQLYLSFYGLPILLRYVNYFFDTDFNINGLPAILFVLIAFSFNEAAYNSETIRAALQSVNKGQIEAAQSLGMTYSQVLRRIVIPEAFIVALPNLGNTLIGLLKGTSLAFVCSVTEMTGRGKTLAGHSYRYFEVYISLALIYWALTILIELLVKYLENRLTISEDKNTPSYRRGKWL, via the coding sequence ATGCCAAATATTATTGATTTTGGATTGATTTTCACCCAAATACCGACGTTATTGGCTTATTTGCCAGTAACACTCTTTATCACCATCTTTTCGATGTTACTTGGCGTAATATTAGGTCTAGTTATTGCAATAATTAAAATGAATAAAATACCGATATTAACGCAAATAGCAGCGGTATTTGTTTCATTTATAAGAGGAACCCCATTATTGGTACAACTTTATTTAAGTTTTTATGGCCTACCAATTTTATTACGTTATGTTAATTACTTTTTTGATACAGATTTTAATATTAATGGGCTTCCGGCAATATTGTTTGTATTGATAGCCTTTTCTTTTAATGAAGCAGCTTATAACTCTGAAACAATTCGTGCCGCATTACAATCTGTAAATAAGGGGCAAATCGAAGCTGCACAATCGTTAGGTATGACATATAGTCAAGTTTTACGTCGTATTGTTATTCCTGAAGCATTTATAGTTGCACTGCCTAACTTAGGTAATACTTTAATCGGATTACTAAAAGGAACTTCATTGGCATTTGTTTGTTCGGTAACTGAAATGACTGGTAGAGGTAAAACTTTAGCTGGTCATAGCTATCGTTATTTTGAAGTTTATATTTCACTGGCTCTAATTTATTGGGCATTAACCATATTAATTGAATTATTAGTCAAATATTTAGAGAACCGATTAACGATTAGTGAAGATAAAAATACTCCAAGTTACCGAAGAGGGAAATGGCTATGA
- the citE gene encoding citrate (pro-3S)-lyase subunit beta, which translates to MKKLRRSMLFLPGANAAMLSTSFVYKPDSIMFDLEDAVSIKEKDSARLLVAQTLKLPVYKEHGIETVVRINALNTPFGLKDLEAVVRAGVDVVRLPMTNSAEDIHELEAHVERIEKECGREVGSTKLMAAIESAQAVVNAVSIAKSSPRLIGIALAAFDYLVDMQTERGDGTELFYARCAVLHAARVAGIDAFDVVYSNVNDDEGFLKEVSLIKKLGYNGKSLINPRQIELLHNAYAPTASEVENAKKVVEAAEEGERKGLGVVSLNGKMIDAPIIARAQKIIELAKYSGVRKEI; encoded by the coding sequence ATGAAAAAATTACGTCGCAGTATGCTGTTTCTTCCAGGTGCAAATGCAGCAATGTTATCTACATCTTTTGTCTATAAACCAGACTCAATTATGTTTGATCTTGAAGATGCTGTGTCTATCAAAGAAAAAGATTCAGCACGTCTACTCGTCGCGCAAACATTAAAATTACCTGTTTATAAAGAACATGGCATTGAAACTGTAGTTAGAATTAATGCATTAAATACACCATTTGGTCTTAAAGACTTAGAAGCCGTTGTGCGAGCTGGTGTTGATGTTGTTCGCTTACCAATGACCAATAGTGCTGAAGATATTCATGAACTTGAAGCGCATGTTGAACGAATTGAAAAAGAGTGTGGCCGAGAAGTGGGTAGCACTAAATTAATGGCTGCTATTGAATCAGCTCAAGCAGTAGTTAATGCAGTATCCATTGCCAAATCATCGCCACGTTTAATTGGTATCGCTCTTGCAGCATTTGATTATCTAGTAGATATGCAAACAGAACGCGGGGATGGTACTGAACTATTTTATGCACGCTGTGCTGTTTTACATGCTGCTCGTGTAGCCGGTATTGATGCTTTTGATGTTGTTTATTCAAATGTTAATGATGATGAAGGCTTTTTAAAAGAAGTCAGCCTAATTAAAAAATTAGGATACAACGGTAAATCATTGATTAATCCACGACAAATTGAGCTATTACATAATGCTTATGCACCTACTGCTAGTGAAGTAGAAAATGCTAAAAAAGTCGTTGAAGCCGCTGAAGAAGGTGAAAGAAAAGGGCTTGGAGTTGTTTCTTTAAATGGCAAAATGATTGATGCACCAATTATTGCTCGTGCGCAAAAAATCATTGAACTAGCTAAATACTCCGGTGTACGTAAAGAAATTTGA
- a CDS encoding transporter substrate-binding domain-containing protein, which yields MNLKKWYSFLILAVLSLIGCDNQNKNTQSTKVEKIVIATSGAPSPFTTVNDKGELTGYDIDVVKAIFAKQPQYEINFEITEFPSVLAGLDSQRYQVGANNYAMNEKRKEKYFYSDPIFKNQYVIAVAKNNNNINRFSDLNGKSTEVSPGLNYATALETYNQQNPNNPVKIVYSEADLLPVLQHVESGQYDFQLIDKVMLSQYTSEHHLNLKIIELSKEDEDRIASPFSYLLISKSSRGEQLTKDINEGIKKIISSGELAQISQRYFAADYSPK from the coding sequence ATGAATCTAAAAAAATGGTATAGCTTTTTGATCTTGGCTGTTTTATCACTGATTGGATGTGATAATCAAAATAAAAACACCCAAAGTACTAAAGTAGAAAAAATCGTTATTGCAACATCAGGCGCACCAAGTCCTTTTACGACAGTCAATGATAAAGGAGAGCTGACTGGCTATGATATCGATGTGGTTAAAGCCATATTTGCCAAACAACCACAATATGAAATTAATTTTGAAATTACAGAATTTCCATCGGTACTTGCAGGACTTGATTCTCAAAGGTATCAAGTTGGTGCTAATAATTATGCAATGAATGAAAAACGTAAGGAGAAGTATTTTTATTCCGATCCAATCTTTAAAAATCAATATGTAATCGCAGTAGCTAAAAATAATAATAATATAAATCGTTTTAGTGATCTTAATGGAAAATCGACAGAAGTATCACCGGGACTAAACTATGCTACAGCTTTAGAAACCTATAATCAGCAAAACCCTAATAATCCTGTCAAGATTGTTTATAGTGAAGCTGATTTATTACCTGTTTTACAACATGTTGAAAGCGGTCAATATGATTTTCAGTTAATTGATAAAGTAATGTTATCGCAATATACTAGCGAACATCATCTCAATTTAAAAATAATTGAACTAAGTAAGGAAGATGAAGATCGTATTGCTTCACCATTTAGTTATCTTTTAATTAGTAAAAGTAGTAGAGGGGAACAATTAACCAAAGATATCAATGAAGGTATCAAAAAAATTATTAGTAGTGGTGAACTAGCACAAATTAGTCAGCGTTATTTTGCTGCTGATTATTCACCTAAATAA
- the citC gene encoding [citrate (pro-3S)-lyase] ligase: MYDLVDYSVVDISKSEQDYQAIKQLLLQSDLDLDPQVTTFIVAKLNNNCIACAGLDHNIIKCVAIDPDYRGNQLNLTLIDYTMKYANDNGYFHLFLYTKPENTAFFKACGFYPIVEISDLVVLMENTPVGIKQYCKQLSQYQKSGNKIGSIVMNANPFTKGHQYLIEFAANQCDWVHVFVVNEDVSLFPFQVRLQLVKDGTKDIKNVTVHASSSYIISKATFPTYFLKDKSKIDYAYMGIDLLIFRNYIAPALNITHRFVGTEPHSEVTNAYNKAMKYWLEDDKVSSSSKITVIEVARKLEESNIISASLVRNSLALKNYEQVKKLVPSTTWNYISANLDKLNI; this comes from the coding sequence ATGTACGATTTAGTTGATTACAGTGTTGTTGATATATCTAAATCTGAACAAGATTATCAAGCAATTAAGCAATTACTATTGCAATCTGACCTCGATTTAGATCCACAAGTAACAACTTTCATTGTTGCAAAACTGAATAATAATTGTATCGCTTGTGCCGGTCTTGATCACAATATTATTAAGTGTGTAGCCATTGATCCTGATTATCGCGGCAACCAACTAAATCTAACTTTAATCGACTATACGATGAAATATGCCAATGACAACGGCTATTTTCATCTATTTTTATATACTAAACCTGAAAATACCGCTTTTTTTAAAGCATGCGGTTTTTATCCTATTGTTGAAATTTCTGATTTAGTCGTATTGATGGAAAACACACCGGTTGGGATTAAACAATATTGTAAACAATTATCGCAATACCAAAAGTCTGGTAACAAAATTGGCAGTATTGTGATGAATGCCAATCCTTTTACTAAAGGTCATCAATATCTTATTGAATTTGCAGCCAATCAATGTGATTGGGTACATGTATTTGTGGTTAATGAAGATGTATCACTGTTTCCGTTTCAGGTACGTTTACAGTTAGTAAAAGATGGCACAAAAGATATTAAAAATGTTACGGTTCATGCCAGTTCGTCATACATTATTTCTAAAGCAACCTTCCCTACTTATTTTTTAAAAGATAAAAGCAAAATTGACTATGCTTATATGGGAATCGATCTGTTAATCTTCCGGAACTATATTGCTCCAGCATTAAATATCACTCACCGTTTTGTTGGTACTGAGCCACATAGTGAAGTAACTAATGCTTATAACAAAGCGATGAAATATTGGTTAGAAGATGACAAAGTTAGTTCGTCATCCAAGATTACTGTCATTGAGGTTGCTCGAAAACTCGAAGAATCAAACATTATATCAGCATCATTAGTGCGAAATTCACTGGCATTAAAAAATTATGAGCAGGTTAAGAAATTAGTTCCTTCAACAACTTGGAATTATATTTCAGCTAATTTGGATAAATTAAATATTTAA
- a CDS encoding glutathione S-transferase family protein, translating into MSIGKVVTTENNEISKDGAFVRQTNRFDTPFGNEPGLLPVEAGRYRLIWAAICPWAHRQMIAIKLLGLEDVISVGKVSPIRTPHGWEFSLDPNGVDPVLGIRYLPELYAKTDPEYNGRATVPTVVDVKTGKVVNNDYFRLTNYWETVFKPFHKAGAPDLYPEHLRTEIDKLNDVIFHEVNNGVYKAGFARSQPAYEHAYHLVFNQLDKLEQRLSKSRYLFGDNITDSDIRLYVTLARFDVAYYAAFNTNRNRIIDYPNLWGYARDLYQIPAFGNTTDFEAIKKGYFLSNNAHNPYDILPLGPDVSNWQTPHNRDKQFS; encoded by the coding sequence ATGTCTATAGGAAAAGTAGTAACGACTGAAAATAATGAAATCAGTAAAGATGGTGCTTTTGTCCGTCAAACTAACCGATTTGACACTCCCTTTGGTAATGAACCTGGCTTGTTACCTGTTGAAGCAGGTCGTTATCGACTGATTTGGGCTGCAATTTGCCCTTGGGCCCATCGCCAAATGATAGCCATCAAGTTATTGGGTTTAGAGGATGTTATTAGTGTAGGTAAGGTTTCTCCTATAAGAACACCACATGGTTGGGAGTTTTCACTTGATCCCAATGGCGTTGATCCGGTGTTAGGGATTCGTTATTTACCGGAACTTTATGCTAAAACCGATCCAGAATATAATGGGCGAGCAACAGTTCCTACCGTAGTAGACGTAAAAACTGGCAAAGTTGTTAACAACGATTATTTTAGATTAACTAACTATTGGGAAACTGTTTTTAAGCCGTTTCATAAAGCTGGTGCACCAGATCTCTATCCAGAACATTTACGTACTGAAATTGATAAATTGAATGATGTGATATTTCATGAAGTTAACAATGGCGTTTATAAAGCAGGCTTTGCTCGATCACAACCAGCTTATGAGCATGCTTACCATCTCGTTTTTAACCAGTTAGATAAATTAGAACAACGATTAAGCAAATCTCGTTATCTTTTTGGTGATAACATCACTGATTCAGATATCCGTTTATATGTCACTTTGGCTAGGTTTGATGTTGCCTATTACGCTGCATTCAACACTAATCGAAATCGAATTATCGATTATCCTAATTTGTGGGGTTATGCCCGAGATCTCTATCAAATTCCCGCTTTTGGCAATACGACTGATTTTGAGGCGATTAAAAAAGGTTATTTTTTGAGTAATAACGCCCATAATCCTTATGATATTTTGCCGTTAGGACCTGATGTTAGTAATTGGCAAACACCACATAATCGAGATAAACAATTTAGTTAA
- a CDS encoding fumarylacetoacetate hydrolase family protein, with protein MKLVSYLVSGRPSFGLYTDHGIVDLGQKLGDKYQDLKSLLSDKDGLANAKNFLDSPSDIDEQAITYLPVIPNPNKILCVGMNYAEKRAEFNETSSAPTLFVRFPDSQTGHKTNIIKPTISDELDYEGELAIIIGKEAFRIKSEEALSYIAGYSCYMDGSIRDWQYTWYTAGKNWPNTGAFGPCLTTTDEIPDPKALSIATYLNGKEMQHDSIKNLVHTVPDLISYISTFTKLSPGDVILTGSPGGVGKKRNPPIFMHDGDTIEVEITNIGRLTNFIVEEKR; from the coding sequence ATGAAGCTTGTCAGTTACCTTGTTTCTGGTCGACCAAGTTTTGGTTTATATACTGATCATGGCATCGTAGATTTAGGCCAAAAACTAGGCGATAAATATCAAGATCTAAAATCCCTTCTTTCTGATAAAGATGGATTAGCTAACGCAAAAAACTTTTTAGACTCACCTAGTGATATCGATGAACAAGCAATAACTTATTTACCGGTAATTCCAAATCCAAACAAAATTTTGTGTGTAGGAATGAATTATGCGGAAAAACGAGCAGAATTTAATGAAACTAGTTCTGCCCCAACTTTATTTGTTCGTTTTCCTGATTCTCAAACAGGACATAAGACAAATATCATTAAACCAACTATCAGCGATGAACTGGATTATGAAGGCGAATTAGCCATTATTATTGGTAAAGAGGCCTTCCGCATAAAATCAGAAGAAGCCTTATCTTATATCGCAGGCTATAGCTGTTATATGGATGGTTCGATTCGTGACTGGCAATATACTTGGTACACAGCTGGTAAAAATTGGCCAAATACCGGGGCTTTTGGACCATGTTTAACAACTACAGATGAAATACCCGATCCTAAAGCGCTATCAATAGCAACTTATCTGAATGGAAAAGAGATGCAACATGATAGCATCAAGAATTTAGTACATACTGTACCTGATTTAATCTCGTATATTAGTACATTTACTAAATTATCACCGGGTGACGTTATTCTTACTGGATCACCAGGCGGTGTTGGAAAAAAACGAAATCCACCAATATTTATGCACGATGGTGATACCATTGAAGTTGAAATTACCAATATTGGTCGTCTAACTAACTTTATCGTTGAAGAAAAAAGGTAG
- the citD gene encoding citrate lyase acyl carrier protein has protein sequence MKIQKEAMAGTLESSDLLVKVMPNTGIEIVINSDVNKQFGDQIRAVVNNTLNELNLTDGLIIIDDKGALDCAIKARVQCAVLRGAEETELDWSKLL, from the coding sequence ATGAAAATACAAAAAGAAGCCATGGCAGGAACTCTCGAATCCAGCGATTTGTTAGTTAAAGTCATGCCAAATACTGGCATCGAAATTGTTATTAATAGTGATGTAAATAAACAATTTGGCGATCAAATTCGCGCTGTGGTTAATAACACATTAAATGAACTTAACTTAACTGATGGTTTAATCATTATTGACGATAAAGGTGCTTTAGATTGTGCAATAAAAGCACGGGTACAATGTGCTGTGTTACGCGGTGCAGAAGAAACTGAATTAGATTGGAGTAAATTACTATGA